In the Acidobacteriota bacterium genome, GATGGACAGCTCGACCCACGCCTTGCTCGCGCGCGCGGCGATCGCGGCCTCGGCGAGCTTGGTGTCGAAGGTCGAGCACACCTCACCGTTGCTGTCGACGACGTCGAAGCGCTTCCACGGCCGCTTCGTCTTGTCGTTGACGCCCGACTTCTCGTTGACCTCTTCGATACGGACCGCACCCTCGACCGGCGGCTGGTTCGGGTCTGGTGTTTCGACCTTGGCGGTCTCGCTGGCGGCGCCGCTGCCAACGGTGCGCGGCTGCTCGTCGACGACGTCCGCATCGACGATGTCGTTGATCGGCGCCGCCGGCAGCGCGGGCGTCCCGTAGAGCGCGGACGTCCCCCGCATGGCGTTTTCAGCCACCATGCGCATCTGCTCCGGGTCGTTCGGGTTCGGCTGCCAGGCGACGCGCAGCACCAGGAACGGCTTCGCGAGCTCCTGCTGCGAGTACTTCTGCTTGATGCCGAACTCGCGGATCGCGGCGTTGATGGCGCGGGTCTCGGCATTGCGAAGGCCGTTCTTCCGTCCCTCAACGATCTGTGCCGGCTTCCAGCCGTTCAGCCGCGGCGATCCTTCGCGCAGGTCCCATTCGGCGGTCGCCTCGCGCGTCACGACCGTGCCGTCGATACCACGGTAGGTCGCGATTGCCTTGAACTCCCAGAGGAAGGGAATGGTTCGCGGGTCTGTGCGCTGCGTCGTGATGCTGATGCCGGCGCCCTCGGCAATCTTCCGGAGGCCGATCTTGGCGAGCGCGACTTCGCCCTGGCCGAGAAACGGTAGGCCGTCGTAGACCTCGCCCGGGCCGCCCTTGGCCGGGTTGGCGTTGATCTTGACGACGCTGGCGATGATGCCGTGCTGCGGCGCCATGCCGGTGATCTGCGTGAACGGCGACAGCAGGTTGTAGTTGCCCGTCCACTTCTGGATCGCCGCCGTGAAATCGTCGGGGCGCGTGATGACCTCGGGCGTCTTCACATCGCTGGCCTTCGCGATCTGCGTTGGCTGGGTCTGGGTGTCTGTCGCCATGGCTACATCACCTCCGTCGTCGCGGGTTCGAGGTTCGCCAGGTCGACGCCGGCGTGCGCCACCGGCGCCGGCGGCGTAAGGCTAGCCAGGTCCTTCTGCACGAGCGCGCGCATCAGGTCGACGGTGTCGGGGTGGCGCTTGCCGGCCAGGTGATCGCGGAAGACCTGGAAGGCGCGGATGAAGCCCTTCACCACTTCGGCGCGCTGTTGCCGCGTGAAGTTGGTCAGACCCGCCGGCGTGAGCTGCTCGGCCGCGTCGTAAATGGCGGGGCGCAGCCGCTCCTGGTCATTCAGGAGCGCGGTCGCCGTCGCGGTCGCGAGGTAGGTCTCCTGCACCACCGGCGGCAGCGCGTCGAAGTCCGCGCCGACGTCACGCCGGTCGAACCGATAGAGCTCGGCCGCGATCCGACGGACGTGCTTGGACATCGCCACCTGGTCGGCGAAGCCTTGTGATGAATTGTTGGTTGATGGCATACTTCCGTTCGTCACTGTCGTTACCTCCTCGAGGGCCGCGTCTTCAGCGCGGCCTTCGTTGTTTCCGCCCACTCCCCTTACGCGAACTTGTTCCACCCTTTCAGCCGGCCGCCGGTCCGCGGCGCCACGCGATCGACGGCCTGCAGTGCGGTGTCAACCGGCTTGTGCGCGAGGCGCTGCCGCAACTGCTCGACGGCGTTCGGCCGAAAGCGCCAATCCCGGCCCAGGCGATACGCGGGCAGCGTGCCGGCCGCGGCCAGCCGTCGCACCTTCTTCGGCGAGCACTGCAGTTCACTCGCGACCTCCGTCACCGTGCGATCGGGGGTCATGACCTGTTTCTCAGCGGCACGGATGCACGCGTTGTAAGAAGGGCGCTGCGCTTGACGGTGGCCTTCAGCCGCAGCGCGGCCTCGACCATGTCGTCAATCTCGCGGTTGATGGTTGGGAGTTCATCAGCCGTGATGCCGCCGCCGGTGCGCAGCGCCCGATCGATCGCCGAGACGGCTTCGCTCAGTTCCTTGGTCTGTTCGCTGATCGCGCTGACCAAGGCGGCGTCGGCCGAATCGACGACCGTCGGCGGACGGAAGAAGAAGCCGCCCACGCGAGCGGCATAGAAACGCGCGACTGCATCGTTGTCCGCGGTGCGGTCGAGAATGGAGGCCTGACGCCGCGCCGGCACCCAGGCGTCGTCGCGATCCGGATTCACCATCGCGGTCAGCGTCTTCTCGTGGATGCCCTCTTTACCGGCGATGACGTCGACCGCGTCCTTCGCGTGCATCACCTGGCAGTGCCAGGCCTCGCGCTCGGTGGCGGGTTCACACCGGTGGCCAGCGCGGCATGTGGCACGCGAGTTAGTCATCGCAGCCCCGCACTTTCGACCGTCTCTTCGCTTGCGATGACGGGCTGACAAGCCGTCGCCACGGTGGCAATCTCTTCCCCGAGATGAATAACCGGAACAGCACCGAAGCGATGCAGCAACGGGAGGAGGTAGTCAAAACCGCCGATAGTGACTACGCGATGAGGCTCGCGCTGACGGAGGCGCTGCTGCTGATTGACCTGCGGCAGCGCCAGCTGCGAAAGGCCGTCGCCAGTTACCGAGAGGTTCGGGAGCACGCGCTCGAGGCGTCCGCGTGACATCACGCCACCCTCGATGGAAAGAGGTCCTCAATCGAGCAGCCGAGGAACTCAGCCAGTTTGCGGGCCGTAGGCAGCGAGACGTCCTTGACGTGCCCACGGCACACGTTGCTGAGGTGCGGCTCGGTGATGTCGAGCGCCACAGCCACACTCCGCTGGGTCAGACCCGCCAGCCGGATGGCCGCAGCAACCCGGTTGGGGCCGTCATTTGCGCTAGACCGCAACGCTTCGAGCTGGTCAGATTCGAGCACGGCGTAATATTGCGTCAAGGCGTAATTACTGTCAAGCGCAATTTAACGGTGGACTGTAATTGGCTGGATTACGTCAGGACGTAAGTGGAGACTTGCCTTGCTTTGCCGACAATAGGCGGGAATATCAGGGAAGCTCGCAAGCGAGCCGGCTTCGAAACAGGGAAGGCCTTCGCTGCAGCGATGGGCGTCGATGGCTCACGGGTCAGCGAATGGGAAACGGACACCTACCAGCCCAGCCTGGACACGCTGCTGAAGATCGCGACTTTCCTGCACTGCTCGATTGACGAGCTGCTGAATGGCGTAAACCAGGGATATGAAGCCGCGCGCCGCGCGTTTGGCCCCCGCGCCTCGACGGTCAATGACGGAATCGAAGCAGTCGTGATGGATGACGACGTCGGCGCCGGCTATCTGCGCAACGACATTCCAGTGATCGCCGAAGGAGATGCCTCTCCTGGGCCAAACCTGTTCTGGGACGAGGAAGGCCTCAAGTCGGACGTGGAAGACCGCATCTCTCGGCCCTACGACGTTCGAGATCAGCGAGCCTACGGCGTGCGCGTACGCGGCGACTCGATGGTGCCCCGCTATCGTCCTGGAGAGGTACTCGTGGTGTCGCCGCACACTCCGGTCGAGGATGGTGACGAGGTCTACGTGGCGCTTCTATCAGGTGAGCGTTTGTTAAAGATCGCTCGCAAGTCGCCTGGTGGATGGATTCTTGAATCAGAGAACCGCGCCTATCCTGCGCGGTTCGTGAAAAAGGGTGAAGTCGGGACGATGCACCCAATTCTCTGGATCAGGCCAGCCCGCCGGTCGCGCGGTGATCGCAAGTGAGCTGGGCCTCGACTGTCAACCTTGTGTGCCATGGTGATCGGACCACAATGAAAACCACTACCGGAGACGTCATCATCTGCCAGAAGCCAGGGATTACCGTTCGACTTGTCGCAGTCGTCTTGAACGATGGCGACGCCCCTGACGACGTTCGATACTGGCGGCCCGAAGGGCGGGTGAGCGCAGAGGACTTCGCGCGCGCGACGATCGCAAATACGGGCGGCAAGATTTTCCGCTGGGACGGCCACTGCCAGTTCGAGCGGATCGACAACGACTAAAGAGGTTGGTAGGACAACAACGTTCGTGTAGTTGATTGCTGAAACCGTGCGCCGTGCTGCCACCAGCAGCAGACCGCCCCCCTGCGGCGCGCACTTTTTCAGAGGTAGACCCATGACTCGGAGACAGCTACTCGCGTTCGTCGTAGGGACCGCATTCGGCGCGGCCTTCATTCCGGGCCCCGTACGCGCGGCGACCTGCACCGGCGCCAACCCCTGCAATGCGTGCAAGAACTGTTCGTCATGTAAACGTTGTGCCAAGGATGGCAAGACCTGCGGCACCTGCAAGCGCGCCATGGACGTGTCGCACTTCGAGCTGAGGACTACATAACATGCTGAAGATTACCCCTATTGCCGTCGGCCTATCTTTCGCGCTTCAGTTCCTGGTCGGCACTCCATCCGACGGCGGACCGATCCGAGTGGCCGTGCCTGGCCATGCCGCAGGCGACGTGCTACTCATCGGCGTTGAGACGATCGACACGCCTGAATGCGCAGGAGTGGTCGAGAAGGAAGTCGCGTTGTGGAACATCAGAACGAAGGTCGTGCCTGACTCGACCTCGGCTGAAGCCGTGTATGTCGAAGCCCCCAACGGCATCACGCTCAATGAACGGGCTGCGTGGACGGGGTGCGCGAGAGTCAGCGGCAATAATTTTGACCGATCGCGAACACTGCGATCCGCCTGGATGTCCGCCCAGACGTTGAGCCGAGGATTCTACGCAGTACGCGCGGTGACGGCCGCTGAACTTGCCGCCCTGAAAGGTCTATCCTCGCCGCCTGCGTCAGTGGCCACTGGTGCGGGTTGGACCGGCAGCGGTTCGAAGGACACCGAGAGCTTCGAGATGTCGGGGGAATGGCGAATTGTCTGGTCTGCCGTGCCTTCGTCAAGCGTCGGCGGCGTCCTCTCGGTAACCGTGCATAACGCCAACGACAACAGCATCGTCAACACGATGTCGTCTGGCCGCATCAGCACTGCTACGCAGGATCAGTCGGTGGTCCGCACGCCTCCCGGGCGATACTACCTCTCGATCAACTCCGCCAACATGACCTGGCGCGTGGCCGTCAGCCGATAGGGCCATGAAGCCGAGCTCGAAGCCAAAAGTAGCCGGCCGCATCATCCCCGCCCCGCCTGGCACGCGCGTCGTCCAGGCTGGCGGGGGCTTTACTCTGACCATGCGATCGACGGCTGCGATGGACGAAGCGGCGGTACAGAGCCGGAAGGTCCGCATCCTCGAAGCACTCCAAGACGCCGTTCGAGCGATCGACGCCGGCGAGCTCGAGCCACCCGATGGCGACTAAGGCTGTCTACGCGGCCGACGGGTTACTGGCACGTGACTCTGGGCCCTGGGCCAAAGAGAAGCTCACACATGTCCGGCGCTACATGGACATGGTGATCACGTCGATGCTCGGGAAGTGGGATGGCGGCGTGGTCTTTATCGACCTCATGGCCGGGCCCGGCATCTGCGTTGACCGCACCGACCAATCGGAGTTCATCGGCTCGCCGCTACTCGCCCTGAACACCAAGAAGGCGTGGACGCAGATCTATCTCGTCGAACTTGATGTTCAGCTGCGCCAGGCGCTCGAGCAGCGCGTCGCCCAACAGCCTCGCAGCAACACCGTGCAGATTATCGCCGGCGACAGCAACAGCGCGGGGGTCATCGCGCGGTTGCGCACCGCTTCCGAGGGTGCGCTCGCGGTCGCATTTGTGGATCTCATTGGCCAGGAAATCGCCTTCGACACCATTCGCCAGCTGACGACCGGCCGCAGCATCGACCTGTGGTTTAGTTTTCCGGAGCTCGACCTGCGAAGGAACGCCACATTGGCCCCGCGTGACATGGACCACGCCGCCAGATGGACGCGCTTCTTTGGAACCGAGGAGTGGCGCCCGATCGTAGAGCAGCGTCGACCGAGAGCAGCGCTGGTCGAACTCCTGAAACTCTATCGCCGGCAGCTCGAGGCGCTCGGCTACATCACCGAGGTCAGCAAGCTACCGATGAAGAACTCCTTGGGCGCCACGATGTATCGGCCGCTCTTTGCCTCGAAGAACGCGCGGGGGATCGACTTTTTTCACAAGTCGCTGTTGCGAGACGCCGGCGCGCCCAAGCCCGCTACGCTCTTCGACCTCGGGTAGGTCATGCCAACGCCGACCGTCCAGGAGCGCTTCATCACCGCCACGCTTCGACGGGTGGCCACCCAGCTGCTTGAGGAAGAACTTCGCACCGGCTGCCTTGGACGATCGCCGCAGCTCCCGGAACCATTCGAGCTTCGCCGGGCGCGCGCCGGTCTGACTCTCGCCGCCGGCGATCAGCCAATGAATGCCGGTCAGGTCGAGCGTGGCCAGCGAGCCGAGCAGGGGCTCAGCCGAGATGAAGCGCACGGCCGCCGGCACCTTGCGGAGGTAGTCAGCGCGCCACAGGAACTTGTCGGTCTCGATCGACACGCCCATCCAGACATTCGCCGGCCAGGGCAGCGTCGGCGCCAGGCGCGCCAGCCGCTCCGCGCGCTTCGTCAGGACTTGGAACGTGTGCTGCGGGCAGTCGACCATGACCTGGAAGACCTGGCGGATGTAGGCGTCCGGCACGTCCTTGTGAAACAGGTCCGACATCGAGTTGACGAACACCACGCGCGGCCGCTTCCAGCGCTTCGGCAGCTCGAGCAGGTGCGGCTTCAACGTGAGTGTGAACCCATTCGGGAACGTGTTCGGGAAGCGCAGGGCGACCCGTTTGGCGTAGCAGAGGTCACACCCCGGCGACACCTCCGTGCAACCGGTGACGGGATTCCACGTCGCCTCGGTCCATTCAATCCCGGAGTGGTCGGCCATGATCCGCGAGGATAACATGCCAAGAACGGTCGCCGGCAGGCGCGCCCCGGCACCGGATGACCTCATCTGTCACGCCGTGCCGCGATCGATCAACTGATGGGTGCGTTCTTCGAGGAAGGCCGCGGCGAGGCGCTGCACGAGGTCAAGGGCAAACGCCTCCGGGGCGGCTGGCGCTACCAGTTCCAGTACCAGCTCCAGAGCTACAAGTCGCCGCGTGGCTTCAACACGCAGCGCGACGCCCTGGACGCCGAGGCGGAGCACCGGCGCCGGCTCAAGCTGCAGGCCGCCGGCGTCTACGTGCCGCCCACGAAAGCCACGGCCGCGAGCTTCCAGAACTGGGCCGGCGTGTATTCGGAGTACGTGCATTCCCTGCACGCGAAGGGCCTGATCAAACGGCCCGAGATCATTGACGCCAACCTGAGTTCGGTGCTGCGCTTCTGGGGCCGTCGGCCGACGAAGCCTGGCGCCTACGTGCACCCGACCGGCAAGTATCTGGACCTCACCCTGGCCGACCCGATCGCCGACCCGAGCTTGATGCGCGCGTTCGATGAATGGATGGACGCCGAAGGCATCGAAGGGTCCACGCGCAACCACTACAACACCACGATGAGCCGGATGTACTGGCTCGCGCTGCAGGCCGAGTATCGGCGCGAGGCGGGCGAGCCGGCTTATAACCCGTTCGCGCAGCGGCCGCGGTCGAAGGGCAAGCGTCGGCGGGTTGCCCTCTCGGTCGAACAGATCCAGGCGTGGATCGCGCAGGCGTCGTATCACGTTCGCATCGCTATGTCGGTCGCGGCCCTCGCGCCTGAGCTGCGCCTGGTCAACGTGCTGCAGCTCACCTGGAAGGAATCCCACGAGTCGCACGTCGACCTGGCGAACGGCCGCGTTATCGTGTGGGACCACAAGACGGATGCCGACGGCAAGGTCATCGTCGTGCCGATCACCGCGCAGCTGCAGGAGATCCTCGAGGACGCGAAGACCAGGCACCCGCGATCGACCCACGTGGTCTGGTATCACGGCGGCCCGGTGAAGGACATCGGTGGCGGCGTGAAGGCAGCGGCGATCGCGGCCGGGTTGACGTGGGGTCGCTCTGTCGCCGGCGGCGCGACCTTCCACACCCTGCGGCACTCGATGAACACCTTCATGGGGCGCATGAAGATTCATCCGGTGCATCACCAGCAGGCGGCTGGGCACAAGGATTTCGCGACGACGCTGTCGTATTCACATCTGAACGTCGACGACAAGGTCAACACGCTCGAGCAACTGTCAGGCGGCCTGCCAATCCTCGGGTTGGTCAAAGGGGCTGTTAGCCGGATTTCGCGTGCGACGCGGGGTAAGAAATCGAAGCGGGGTGACTTGCGGGGTGACTCTAGCCGGAAACCACGGGTCAAAACGGCCCGAAAGGGCCGCACCGCGGGCCTCAAGCGAGGCCCGAATCTGGCTCGCAAGAAGGCACCTAAAGTGTTGAAGAAGTAAGACTTGATGTTGGTGCGGAAGAGAGGACTCGAACCTCCACCCGGTTGCCCGGACTAGCTCCTGAGGCTAGCGCGTCTGCCAATTCCGCCACTCCCGCACTCGGAGGGGTTATTGCTAAGGCAGTGAGTCCATAAGTATACCTACCGCTCGGGCGCGAAGGCAAACCTTCCCTTCTTCAGGGCGCTCTGCGCTTCCACGACCGACAGCATCGCCTCGGCGGCATGCGACAGCGTGCCCTCGCGACGGTGGATCAGCCGGAGCTTGCGGTCGAACGTGAGTTCCGGCACCTCGACCCGCACCAGTTCCTTGTACGCAATCTCGCGCTCGACGGTAATCGCCGGCAGCAACGCCACACCGTTCCCCATGGCCACGAACTTCTTGATCGCGTCGATGGTCGGCATCTCCACCGGCATGCGCAATTCGACCCGGCGTTTGCGAAAGGTGTCGATGACCCGTTGACGGTACGGGGATGACACGTGGTGCGCGACGAACGACTCGCTGGCCAACTCCGCAATCGACACCTTGGCGCGCCGCGCCAGGGGATGCGTCGGCGGCACCACGAACGCCAGCTCGTCGTGATACACGACGATCGACTGCAGCGCGGCGGTGTCGGGGCGAAACGTGACCACGCCGAAGTCGGCGCCGTAGTCGAGCACCTGGGCGGGCACGCGGCTGCCCAAGGCCCGCTGCACCGTGATGTGCACATCCGGGTAGAGCCGGCGATATTCGTGCAGGATCGGCAACAGGTAAAGGCACGTCAACTCGTTGGCGGCCACGGTCAGCCGGCCGGTGCGCAACTGCCGCACGTCGTCGAGCGCCGACATGGTCCGCTGCCGCAGGTTGACCAGACGCTCGGCGTGGTCGGCGAGCACGCGCCCGGCGTCGGTCAGCACCCCCCGCCGGCTCGACCGATCGAACAGCGGCCGGCCGATTTCGTCCTCCAGCTTCTTGATGGTCTGGCTGATGGCCGGCTGGGTGCGATACAGGGCCTTGGCGGCCGCGGAAAAGCTGCCTTCACGCACAACTGCAAGAAAGGCTTCAAGTTGGAACAGTTCCATCGGGAGTCATAGTATAAGCAAACAGGTGATAGTCCATAGATATTATTACTTTGACTTATTTTGGTCGGCCGCCCGAGACTGTCAGGGCAAAGCTTGGACACCATGGCCACCAGATCCCGCATCCACGTCTTCGACACGACCCTTCGCGACGGCGAGCAAGCGCCGGGCTTCAGCATGACAGCGACAGAGAAGCTGCGGCTGGCCCAGCAATTGGACCGCCTCGGCGTCGACATCATCGAAGCCGGCTTCCCCATTTCGTCGGACGGCGACTTCGACGCGGTGAAGACCATTGCCGGCGCCGTGCGGCGGCCGATCATCGCCGGCCTGGCCCGGGCGATCCCGGCCGACATCGACCGCGCCTGGGCGGCGCTGGCGGGCGCGGCGCGGCCGCGCATCCACGTATTTCTGGCGACGTCTGACATCCACCTCGAACACAAGCTGCGCATCTCGCGCGAGCAGTGCGTGGCGCAAATCAAGAGCGCCGTGGCCCACGCGCGGGCCCTGTGTGCCGACGTCGAGTTCTCGGCCGAAGACGCGACGCGCAGCGACCTGGCGTTCCTGTGCGAGGTCGCGGTCGCGGCGGTGGAGGCCGGCGCCACCACCATCAACCTGCCCGACACGGTCGGCTACGCGCTGCCAGCCGACATTCACAGGATGTTCTCGACCGTCGGCCAACTGATCGGCGACCGCGCGGTCCTCTCCGCCCACTGCCACAACGACCTCGGCATGGCGGTGGCCAACTCCGTCGCGGCCATCCAGGCCGGCGCGCGGCAGGTCGAGTGCACCATCAACGGCATTGGCGAGCGGGCCGGGAACGCATCGCTCGAAGAGATTGTCATGACGCTCGAAGTGCGGGCCGATGCCCTGCCCTTCACGACCGGGATCAACACCCCTGGCCTCGTGCCCGCCAGCAACACGCTGTCGGCCATCGTCGGGGTCTCGGTGCCGCCGAACAAGGCCATTGTCGGGGCGAACGCCTTCGCGCACGAGGCCGGCATTCACCAGGATGGCATGCTGAAGTACGAACTGACCTACGAGATCATGCGCCCCGAGTCGGTGGGCGCGGCGGGGACGCGGCTGGTGCTCGGCAAGCATTCCGGCCTGCGCGGCCTCGACGCGCGGTGCCGCGACCTGGGCCATCGCCTGCGGCAGGCCGAACTCGAGCGTCTCTACGTCAAGGTGACGGCGCTCGCGGATCGCACCAAGACGGTGGACGACGCCCAGTTGACCGCGATCATTCGCGACGAGATGGCCACGGCAATGGCCGTGGGCGCCGCGGCCGGTGCGCAACGCGGAGACGCCGCATGTCACTGACGATCGCCCTGCTGCCGGGCGACGGCATCGGGCCGGAAGTCACGGCCGAGGCCGTGCGCATCCTGAAGAACGTCGCGCAGCACGCCGGCAAGTCGTTCACGTTCAGCACGCACCGGATTGGCGGCGTGGCCATCGATAGCGACGGCCAGGGCCTGCCCGAGGCCACGCTCGAGGCCTGTCTCGGCGCCGACGCGGTGCTGCTTGGCGCGGTCGGCCACCCGAAGTTCGACGGCCGCCTCCCCTCGCAGCGGCCCGAGGCGGCCCTGCTCGCCTTGCGCCAGGCGCTCGGCGGCTACGCCAACCTGCGGCCAGCCATCTGCTATGCGCCGCTGGCGAAGCGCACGCCGTTCCAGCCCGAGAAGGTGAAGGGCGCCGACATCCTGATCATCCGCGAGCTGCTGGGCGGCCTGTACTTCGGCGAGCCGCGTGGCTTCGAGGCGTCGGGCACCACCGCGTTCAACACGTTGATCTACTCGCGTCATGAAGTGGAACGAGTCGCCCGCGTCGCCTTCGAGCGCGCGCGTGAACGGCGTGGCCGGGTCGCCTCGATCGACAAGGCGAACGTGCTCGAAACCTCGCAGCTGTGGCGCAAGGTGGTCTCAGAAACCGCGAAGGAATACCCGGACATCGCGCTCGAGCACGTCTTCGTCGACACCGCGGCCATGCGGCTCGCGACCTCGCCCACCAGCTTCGACGTCATGCTGTGCGACAACCTGTTCGGCGACATCCTGAGCGACCAGGCGGCTTCGATCGCCGGCTCGCTTGGCGTGCTGCCGTCGGCCACGCTCGGCGGCCGCGTGGATCTGTACGAGCCGGTGCACGGCTCGGCACCCGACATTGCCGGCAAGGGCTGGGCGAACCCGGTCGGCGCCATCGCCAGCGCCGCCATGCTGCTTCGCTTTACCGCGAAGATGGACAAGGAAGCGGCGGAGATCGATCACGCCATTGAAGACGCCCTGACGGCCGGCGCGCGGACGCGCGACCTGGCCGGTCCCGGCGAGCGCGTGCTCTCAACCCAGGAGATGGGCCAGGCCATCGAAGACGCGTTGGCCGACGTGCGCGACAGGCGGCATTCGTATCATGCCGTCTAACTTCTGGGCCGTCGGGCACCCCAGCACCCGAGCACCCAAGCACCCCAGCACCTTGCTCGATAAGGTGTGGGACGCACACGTGGTGCGTGTCCTCGATGACGGTCGCAGCCTGATTTACATCGATCGGCACCTCGTCCACGAGGTGACGTCGCCGCAAGCCTTCGAAGGCTTGCGCCTCGCCGGCCGGAAGGTGCGACGGCCCGACCTGACCTTTGCCACCGTCGATCACAACGTGCCGACCGCTGGCCGCGAGCTGCCCATTGCCGATCCGCTCGCGCGGGCGCAGGTCGAAGCCCTGCGTCGTAACGCCCCGACATTCGGCGTGCCGCTCTTCGACTTCGACAGCGGCCGCCAGGGCATTGTCCACGTGATCGGCCCCGAACTGGGCCTCACACTGCCGGGCACCACGATCGTGTGCGGCGACAGCCACACGAGCACCCACGGCGCATTCGGCGCGCTGGCATTCGGCATCGGCACGAGCGAGGTCGAGCACGTGCTGGCGACGCAGTGCCTGGTCCAGCAGAAACCGAAGGCGATGCGCGTGCAGTTCACCGGCGCGCTGATGCCCCGCGTCACCGCCAAGGATGTCGCGCTGGCGATGATCGCCCGCCTCGGGTTCAGCGGCGGCACCGGCTATGCGCTCGAGCTCGGCGGCCCACTGGTGGCGTCATTCTCGATGGAAGAACGGATGACGCTGTGCAACATGAGCATCGAAGCCGGCGCGCGCAGCGCGCTGGTGGCGCCGGACGAGACGACCTACACCTATCTGAAGGGCCGCCCGCACGCGCCACACGGCGCCGATTGGGACGCCGCCGTCGCCGACTGGCGTGGGCTTCGCAGTGATGACGGCGCCACCTTCGATGCCGAGGTCGCCATCGACGTCAGCGCGCTGGCGCCGGTCGTGACCTGGGGCACGCGTCCCGATATGTCGCTGCCCATCACCGCCAACGTTCCCGACCCCAGTTCGGCGGCCTCGGAAGGCGACGCCGCAGCGATGGCGCGCGCCCTCACCTACATGGGCCTGACGCCCGGCACACCAATCGAGTCAGTGCCCGTGGACCGGGTGTTCATCGGCTCGTGCACCAATGCCCGCATCGCCGACCTGCGCGCCGCGGCCGACGTGGTCCGCGGCCACCGGGTCAAGGCCGGCGTGCGCGCGCTCGTGGTACCGGGCTCACAACAGGTCAAGGCCGACGCCGAGCGCGAAGGCCTCGACCGCATCTTCGCCGCAGCCGGCTTCGAGTGGCGCGAACCCGGCTGCTCCATGTGCCTGGGCATGAACGACGATGTGCTGGGCGAGGGCGAACGGTGCGCCTCCACCAGCAACCGCAACTTCGAAGGCCGCCAGGGCCGCGGCGGGCGCACGCACCTGGTCAGTCCGGCGATGGCCGCCGCCGCCGCCATCGAGGGCCATTTCACCGACGTGCGGCAATGGGAGTACCGGTGAGCCAACCATTCCGCGTCCACCAGGGCCGCGTGGCACCGCTGCGCCGGAGCCATGTCGACACCGATCAGATCATCCCGAAGAACTTCCTGAAGCGCATCGAGCGCACCGGGTTTGGGCCGTTCCTGTTCCACGACTGGCGCCGCACCGCCACGGGCGACCTCGATCCGGCGTTCTCGCTGAACCAGCCGGCCTATGCCGGCGCCACGATCCTGGCGGCGGGGCCGAACTTCGGCTGCGGCTCGTCGCGCGAGCACGCCGCGTGGGCGTTGACCGATGCCGGCTTTCGCGTGGTGCTGGCGCCGTCGTTCGCCGACATCTTCCGCAACAACGCGGTGGGCAACGGCCTGGTCCCGGTCGCCATTTCCGAAACGGCGGTCAACACCATTCTCGACCGGGCCGAAGCCGGCACCGGCTACGGACTGACGATTGACCTCGAACTCTGTGAGGTGCGCGACGCGCACGGCCTGCGCGAACGCTTTGCGTTTGACGAGGCATCGCGGCAGCGGCTGCTCGAGGGCAAGGACGAAATCGACCTCATTCTCGCGAACGATGCCGAGATCTCGGCCTTTGAACAACGGCGCACGGACAGTCTCGCGTAACTCTGGCTACTGGCTACTGGCTACTGGATACCTTTTATGAAACAGCGTGGCGCTCACATCATCTGGTCGTGCCTGGTCGAACAAGGCGTGGACACCGTGTTCGGCTATCCGGGCGGCGCCATTCTGC is a window encoding:
- the leuB gene encoding 3-isopropylmalate dehydrogenase gives rise to the protein MSLTIALLPGDGIGPEVTAEAVRILKNVAQHAGKSFTFSTHRIGGVAIDSDGQGLPEATLEACLGADAVLLGAVGHPKFDGRLPSQRPEAALLALRQALGGYANLRPAICYAPLAKRTPFQPEKVKGADILIIRELLGGLYFGEPRGFEASGTTAFNTLIYSRHEVERVARVAFERARERRGRVASIDKANVLETSQLWRKVVSETAKEYPDIALEHVFVDTAAMRLATSPTSFDVMLCDNLFGDILSDQAASIAGSLGVLPSATLGGRVDLYEPVHGSAPDIAGKGWANPVGAIASAAMLLRFTAKMDKEAAEIDHAIEDALTAGARTRDLAGPGERVLSTQEMGQAIEDALADVRDRRHSYHAV
- the leuC gene encoding 3-isopropylmalate dehydratase large subunit, translating into MPSNFWAVGHPSTRAPKHPSTLLDKVWDAHVVRVLDDGRSLIYIDRHLVHEVTSPQAFEGLRLAGRKVRRPDLTFATVDHNVPTAGRELPIADPLARAQVEALRRNAPTFGVPLFDFDSGRQGIVHVIGPELGLTLPGTTIVCGDSHTSTHGAFGALAFGIGTSEVEHVLATQCLVQQKPKAMRVQFTGALMPRVTAKDVALAMIARLGFSGGTGYALELGGPLVASFSMEERMTLCNMSIEAGARSALVAPDETTYTYLKGRPHAPHGADWDAAVADWRGLRSDDGATFDAEVAIDVSALAPVVTWGTRPDMSLPITANVPDPSSAASEGDAAAMARALTYMGLTPGTPIESVPVDRVFIGSCTNARIADLRAAADVVRGHRVKAGVRALVVPGSQQVKADAEREGLDRIFAAAGFEWREPGCSMCLGMNDDVLGEGERCASTSNRNFEGRQGRGGRTHLVSPAMAAAAAIEGHFTDVRQWEYR
- the leuD gene encoding 3-isopropylmalate dehydratase small subunit codes for the protein MSQPFRVHQGRVAPLRRSHVDTDQIIPKNFLKRIERTGFGPFLFHDWRRTATGDLDPAFSLNQPAYAGATILAAGPNFGCGSSREHAAWALTDAGFRVVLAPSFADIFRNNAVGNGLVPVAISETAVNTILDRAEAGTGYGLTIDLELCEVRDAHGLRERFAFDEASRQRLLEGKDEIDLILANDAEISAFEQRRTDSLA